In one window of Paenarthrobacter nicotinovorans DNA:
- a CDS encoding EamA family transporter, whose protein sequence is MSAPTTKADAKSFLASGLGIALFSSAVFGTSGSFAKSMLETGWSPGAAVTVRLTGAALILAIPAVMALRGRWHQLKENWLTILLFGLIGVAGCQLFYFNAVARLSVGVALLLEYLAPVMIVLWLWISSRRKPRALTAAGALLSLGGLVLVLDLTGAVKVDFVGVLWGMAAAVCLVIYFFITAKENDTLPPLVLASGGLLVGALVMWLVGLLGLLPMTFSTADTTLGPWTVPWWVSVVGLIILATVLAYVSGIMAARSLGSKVASFVSLTEVLFAVIWAWLLLGELPGPIQLLGGLLIVGGVVLVRVDELRGDRRAAVVHALDHPNDVEPVPSGPVAGASRD, encoded by the coding sequence GTGTCAGCTCCAACGACGAAGGCTGATGCAAAGAGTTTCTTGGCATCGGGACTCGGCATTGCCCTTTTCTCTTCAGCTGTCTTCGGAACCTCCGGCTCTTTCGCCAAGTCGATGTTGGAGACCGGCTGGTCCCCGGGCGCCGCTGTTACCGTGCGCCTCACGGGAGCGGCGCTGATCCTGGCGATTCCCGCCGTCATGGCTCTCCGGGGCCGTTGGCATCAGCTCAAGGAAAACTGGCTCACCATCCTGCTGTTCGGCCTCATCGGAGTAGCCGGCTGCCAGCTTTTCTACTTCAACGCGGTAGCCCGGCTGTCCGTTGGCGTTGCACTGCTACTCGAATACCTGGCCCCGGTGATGATTGTGCTGTGGCTGTGGATCTCCAGCCGACGCAAACCGCGCGCACTCACCGCTGCCGGCGCGCTGCTGTCCCTGGGTGGACTGGTGCTGGTTCTTGACCTGACCGGCGCTGTGAAGGTGGACTTCGTTGGCGTCCTGTGGGGCATGGCGGCTGCCGTGTGCCTGGTGATCTACTTCTTCATCACCGCAAAGGAAAACGACACCCTCCCCCCACTGGTGCTCGCCTCAGGCGGTCTGCTGGTAGGTGCACTGGTGATGTGGCTGGTGGGCCTTTTGGGGCTTCTTCCCATGACGTTCAGCACCGCAGACACAACGCTGGGACCCTGGACCGTGCCCTGGTGGGTGTCCGTCGTCGGCTTGATCATCCTGGCAACGGTCCTGGCGTACGTTTCCGGAATCATGGCGGCCCGAAGCCTGGGATCGAAGGTGGCCTCGTTCGTGTCCCTGACCGAAGTGCTGTTCGCCGTGATCTGGGCCTGGCTCCTGTTGGGCGAACTCCCCGGCCCAATCCAACTGCTGGGCGGTCTCCTGATTGTGGGCGGCGTAGTCCTGGTCCGTGTGGACGAACTGCGCGGGGACCGTCGTGCCGCTGTCGTCCACGCGTTGGATCACCCGAACGACGTCGAACCTGTACCTTCGGGGCCTGTCGCCGGAGCTTCCCGGGACTGA
- a CDS encoding DUF308 domain-containing protein, protein MTLPSTPAHTPAAPPAGLWKPILIRATVAVLFGLVTIFWSSPSVEVLAWAVGLYLLGTAAAVWMSRVLPVAVAVVVAAGGLAALVTQSDQGVALSAMLALLVLGLLESMQGLKKRDSVARDWLISGIISVGTGILLPFFTSLGAHALLGVAGGGAILSGVLWMLSGLSLRHDARTGTRTQASAPGASPEAVN, encoded by the coding sequence GTGACTCTTCCATCGACTCCTGCCCACACTCCTGCTGCCCCTCCGGCCGGACTGTGGAAACCCATCCTGATCCGCGCAACGGTCGCAGTGTTGTTTGGTTTGGTGACCATCTTCTGGAGTTCGCCGTCAGTGGAGGTCCTGGCGTGGGCCGTGGGCCTGTATCTGCTTGGAACGGCAGCGGCCGTGTGGATGTCCCGCGTTTTGCCAGTAGCTGTAGCAGTGGTGGTAGCCGCGGGCGGCCTCGCCGCGTTGGTGACGCAGTCTGATCAAGGCGTGGCTCTTTCTGCCATGCTGGCTCTGCTGGTTCTTGGACTTCTTGAGTCCATGCAGGGCCTGAAGAAGCGCGATTCCGTAGCCCGCGACTGGCTCATCTCGGGCATTATTTCGGTGGGTACGGGCATTCTGCTGCCATTCTTTACTTCGCTGGGTGCGCACGCGCTCCTGGGGGTTGCAGGTGGGGGCGCCATTCTCTCGGGCGTCTTGTGGATGCTTTCCGGTCTGTCGCTGCGCCATGATGCCCGCACCGGTACGAGGACGCAGGCCTCTGCGCCCGGCGCCTCGCCGGAGGCCGTAAACTAG
- a CDS encoding MATE family efflux transporter, with protein sequence MPQTTIAPARSTAREILRLAVPAFGALIAEPLFLLADSAIVGHLGVDQLAGVGLASTILHTAVGLMVFLAYSTTPAVARAIGDGKLGKALAAGRDGVWLALLLGLVLAVVGFVAAEPLVGFMGASGDVQGFAVDYLRWSMPGLAAMLLIFAGTGVLRGLQDTRTPLVVATAGFAVNIALNVFLVYGLNMSVTGSAIGTSIAQWAMAAVYLVMVGRNARQHGVSLRPDWHGIRAMTKVGSWLMLRTLSLRLAILATVLVVTAQGAVNLAAHQLAMTIFSFLAFALDALAIAAQALIGKELGARNAARARELTRTMIRWGTGFGVVTGILLAVAAPWVGYIFTADSGVRSALTVALWVLALGQPLAGYVFVLDGVLIGAGDARYLAIAGVVNLAVYLPLLVAVHQLRPGGEAGLLWLWAAFALGYMLARAVTLGLRARTDRWMVLGSH encoded by the coding sequence GTGCCTCAAACCACAATCGCCCCCGCCCGCTCCACCGCGCGCGAAATCCTTCGCCTGGCCGTCCCCGCGTTCGGTGCGCTGATTGCAGAGCCTTTGTTCCTCCTGGCCGACTCTGCGATCGTGGGGCATTTAGGGGTCGACCAGCTGGCCGGCGTCGGACTGGCGTCAACCATCCTGCACACTGCGGTGGGACTCATGGTCTTCCTGGCGTATTCGACGACGCCGGCGGTCGCCCGCGCGATCGGCGACGGAAAGTTGGGGAAGGCTCTGGCCGCAGGGCGCGACGGCGTCTGGCTGGCCCTGCTGCTGGGGCTGGTGCTCGCTGTGGTGGGCTTCGTAGCAGCCGAGCCCTTGGTCGGTTTCATGGGTGCATCGGGCGATGTGCAGGGATTCGCCGTGGACTACCTCCGGTGGTCCATGCCCGGGCTGGCGGCAATGCTCCTGATTTTCGCGGGCACCGGTGTCCTTCGTGGTTTACAGGACACCCGGACGCCGCTTGTGGTGGCGACGGCCGGATTCGCGGTCAACATAGCCCTCAATGTGTTCCTGGTCTACGGGTTGAACATGTCCGTGACGGGTTCGGCGATCGGTACCAGCATTGCGCAGTGGGCCATGGCCGCCGTCTACCTGGTGATGGTGGGCCGTAATGCGCGGCAGCATGGTGTGTCCCTGCGGCCCGACTGGCACGGCATCCGGGCCATGACCAAGGTGGGCTCGTGGCTTATGCTTCGCACGCTGAGTCTTCGCTTGGCCATCCTCGCCACGGTCCTGGTGGTGACGGCCCAGGGGGCCGTCAATCTGGCAGCGCATCAGTTGGCCATGACAATTTTCTCCTTCCTTGCCTTTGCCTTGGATGCGCTGGCGATTGCGGCGCAGGCCCTGATCGGCAAGGAACTCGGAGCCCGGAACGCAGCCAGGGCCCGTGAACTGACCCGCACGATGATCCGCTGGGGTACGGGCTTTGGCGTGGTCACCGGCATACTGCTGGCCGTGGCGGCTCCGTGGGTTGGATACATTTTCACGGCCGACTCCGGCGTTCGATCGGCGCTGACGGTTGCGCTCTGGGTGCTCGCGCTCGGTCAGCCGCTGGCCGGGTACGTGTTCGTCTTGGACGGTGTCCTCATCGGCGCCGGCGACGCGCGCTATCTGGCGATTGCCGGCGTCGTAAATCTTGCGGTCTATTTGCCGCTGCTGGTGGCTGTCCACCAGCTGAGGCCCGGCGGCGAGGCGGGTCTTCTGTGGCTGTGGGCGGCGTTTGCGCTGGGTTACATGCTGGCCCGTGCGGTGACGTTGGGGCTGCGCGCGCGGACCGATCGGTGGATGGTGTTGGGTTCGCACTAA
- a CDS encoding WXG100 family type VII secretion target, whose product MAIWGADVDQLRQLGNKLKAGAEHIEQQRSQLKGALDGTDWKGPDADKFRGEWDSQHASNLKKVADALREAGDRAQKNAEQQQQASN is encoded by the coding sequence ATGGCTATTTGGGGTGCAGATGTTGATCAGCTTCGTCAGCTCGGTAACAAGCTGAAGGCAGGTGCCGAGCACATCGAGCAGCAGCGTTCACAGCTGAAGGGTGCACTCGACGGCACCGACTGGAAGGGTCCGGACGCTGACAAGTTCCGCGGCGAGTGGGACAGCCAGCACGCTTCCAACCTGAAGAAGGTTGCCGATGCTCTTCGCGAAGCCGGCGATCGCGCTCAGAAGAACGCTGAGCAGCAGCAGCAGGCTTCCAACTAA
- a CDS encoding DUF2277 domain-containing protein produces MCRNIRTLHNFEPHATSEEVEAAALQYVRKISGSTKPSKANEEAFAEAVHEIAHITQHLLDSLVSHAPAKNRDEEAAKAKARAAVRFGTA; encoded by the coding sequence ATGTGCCGGAATATCAGGACTCTGCATAACTTCGAACCGCATGCCACCAGCGAGGAAGTGGAGGCCGCTGCCCTCCAATACGTGCGAAAGATCAGCGGATCCACCAAGCCCTCCAAGGCCAACGAGGAAGCCTTTGCCGAGGCTGTCCACGAAATCGCACACATTACGCAACATCTTCTGGACTCGTTGGTGAGCCACGCGCCGGCCAAGAACCGGGACGAGGAAGCGGCCAAGGCAAAGGCCCGGGCTGCGGT
- a CDS encoding antibiotic biosynthesis monooxygenase has product MSYEHPVTVSVARTILPGYTRQANAWAHAGQELAREWPGYLGSGWVRNGVDSTEWHMLYRFADAESLQAWEDSEERRWWIDSARDMMETTRVERHTGIEGWFSRPGDVSVVVPETVVPPRWKQAISIFLPFFPLSLLANFLLHPLTQDWPLVFAVLLNIVILTPLMTYIFLPITTRLLQPWLQAKPRN; this is encoded by the coding sequence GTGTCATATGAGCATCCCGTCACCGTTTCCGTAGCCCGCACCATTCTTCCGGGCTACACCCGCCAAGCCAACGCGTGGGCACATGCCGGGCAGGAACTTGCCCGCGAGTGGCCGGGTTACCTGGGATCTGGATGGGTGCGCAACGGAGTGGATTCCACCGAGTGGCACATGCTCTATCGTTTCGCCGACGCCGAATCGCTGCAGGCGTGGGAGGACTCCGAGGAGAGGCGCTGGTGGATCGACAGTGCCAGGGACATGATGGAGACCACACGCGTGGAACGTCATACGGGGATTGAGGGTTGGTTCTCGCGGCCTGGCGATGTCTCGGTAGTCGTGCCCGAAACTGTGGTGCCACCGCGCTGGAAGCAGGCCATCAGCATCTTCCTCCCGTTCTTCCCGCTCAGCCTGCTGGCAAATTTCCTGCTGCACCCGTTGACGCAGGATTGGCCGCTGGTGTTTGCCGTTTTGCTGAACATCGTGATCCTGACGCCTCTGATGACGTACATTTTCCTGCCGATCACCACCCGGCTCCTGCAGCCCTGGCTTCAGGCGAAGCCTCGTAATTAG
- a CDS encoding CGNR zinc finger domain-containing protein, with translation MLFAPDTEVALRSVVNLINTAANGEELLATVEELNSFLNAEEFTGSRANSADELTSIKRLRSELAALWTSDEDTAAKTVNKLLADAKALPQLVKHDHWDWHLHATTPEAPLADRMGTEAAMAIVDVIRSREMDRMRICAAEDCDAVVLDLSRNRSKLYCDTGNCANRAHVAAYRARKAAESE, from the coding sequence GTGCTATTTGCGCCTGACACCGAAGTTGCCTTACGCAGCGTCGTCAACCTGATCAACACTGCCGCCAACGGTGAAGAACTGCTGGCCACCGTGGAGGAACTCAACTCGTTCCTGAACGCCGAGGAGTTCACGGGCTCGCGCGCCAATTCGGCCGATGAATTGACCAGCATCAAGCGCCTGCGCAGCGAACTCGCAGCACTCTGGACCTCTGACGAAGACACTGCAGCCAAGACCGTCAACAAACTGCTCGCGGACGCAAAAGCCCTCCCACAGCTGGTCAAGCATGACCACTGGGACTGGCACCTGCACGCCACCACACCGGAAGCGCCCCTGGCTGACAGGATGGGCACCGAGGCCGCGATGGCCATCGTCGACGTGATCCGCAGCAGGGAAATGGACCGGATGCGCATTTGCGCCGCAGAGGATTGTGATGCCGTGGTGCTGGACCTCAGCCGCAACCGCTCCAAGCTTTACTGCGACACAGGCAACTGCGCCAACCGGGCCCACGTGGCGGCATACCGCGCACGGAAGGCCGCCGAAAGCGAATAA